In Ahaetulla prasina isolate Xishuangbanna chromosome 5, ASM2864084v1, whole genome shotgun sequence, the following are encoded in one genomic region:
- the GRTP1 gene encoding growth hormone-regulated TBC protein 1 isoform X2, whose product MVVSGARSHMDHNPGYYQKLLEGDQNSKLVETIMTDINRTFPDNIKFRKTAVPCLQKTLYNVLVAYGHHNPSVGYCQGMNFIAGYLILITRNEEESFWLLDALIGRILPDYYSPEMMGLKTDQDVLGHLVKMKNPAVAELMEKHGNLWTLVASRWFICLFIDILPVETVLRIWDCLFYEGSKIIFRVALTLIKQHQDFILEATNFPEICEKFKQITTGPFVTECHVFMQKIFTEPGSLRMATINKLRDTCRANLTASV is encoded by the exons ATGGTAGTGAGTGGTGCTAGGTCTCACATGGATCACAACCCAGGCTATTACCAGAAATTATTGGAAGGAGACCAAAACAGCAAACTTGTGGAAACTATTATGACAG ACATAAATAGGACATTTCCAGATAATATAAAATTCCGCAAAACTGCTGTTCCTTGTTTACAGAAAACACTCTACAATGTATTAGTAGCATATGGGCACCATAATCCATCTGTGGGATATTGCCAG GGAATGAATTTCATAGCTGGATACTTGATTCTTATTACAAGGAATGAGGAGGAATCATTTTGGTTATTAGATGCACTTATCGGCCGAATATTACCTG ATTACTATAGTCCGGAAATGATGGGTCTCAAAACAGATCAAGATGTTCTTGGACACCTGGTAAAAATGAAGAATCCAGCTGTGGCAGAATTAATGGAAAAACATGGCAACTTATGGACTTTGGTGGCATCCCGTTGGTTTATATGTTTGTTCATTGACATTCTTCCAGTAGAG ACTGTGCTCCGAATTTGGGACTGTTTGTTTTATGAAGGATCAAAAATAATATTTCGTGTGGCCTTAACATTAATTAAGCAACATCAAGATTTCATTTTGGAAGCTACAAATTTTCCTGAAATCTGTGAAAAATTTAAACAGATTACTACAGGACCATTTGTAACCGAGTGTCACGTATTTATGCAG AAAATATTTACGGAACCTGGAAGTCTGCGAATGGCTACAATAAACAAACTACGAGATACGTGTAGAGCAAATTTGACTGCTTCAGTATAA
- the GRTP1 gene encoding growth hormone-regulated TBC protein 1 isoform X1 — MEGEEVRRAKQGSRESSVHSVDPYGFERPADFDYATYEEFFSRYLVVLTRRAIKWSKLLKGNTRVKKNIKVKRYIRKGIPNEHRAEVWMVVSGARSHMDHNPGYYQKLLEGDQNSKLVETIMTDINRTFPDNIKFRKTAVPCLQKTLYNVLVAYGHHNPSVGYCQGMNFIAGYLILITRNEEESFWLLDALIGRILPDYYSPEMMGLKTDQDVLGHLVKMKNPAVAELMEKHGNLWTLVASRWFICLFIDILPVETVLRIWDCLFYEGSKIIFRVALTLIKQHQDFILEATNFPEICEKFKQITTGPFVTECHVFMQKIFTEPGSLRMATINKLRDTCRANLTASV; from the exons TGTGGATCCATATGGTTTTGAAAGACCAGCTGACTTTGACTACGCAACCTATGAAGAATTCTTTTCTAGATACTTAGTGGTACTCACTAGGAGAGCAATTAAGTGGTCCAAACTTTTAAAGGGAAACACAAGGgtgaaaaaaaacataaaag TTAAACGCTATATCAGAAAAGGCATTCCAAATGAGCACCGTGCTGAAGTCTGGATGGTAGTGAGTGGTGCTAGGTCTCACATGGATCACAACCCAGGCTATTACCAGAAATTATTGGAAGGAGACCAAAACAGCAAACTTGTGGAAACTATTATGACAG ACATAAATAGGACATTTCCAGATAATATAAAATTCCGCAAAACTGCTGTTCCTTGTTTACAGAAAACACTCTACAATGTATTAGTAGCATATGGGCACCATAATCCATCTGTGGGATATTGCCAG GGAATGAATTTCATAGCTGGATACTTGATTCTTATTACAAGGAATGAGGAGGAATCATTTTGGTTATTAGATGCACTTATCGGCCGAATATTACCTG ATTACTATAGTCCGGAAATGATGGGTCTCAAAACAGATCAAGATGTTCTTGGACACCTGGTAAAAATGAAGAATCCAGCTGTGGCAGAATTAATGGAAAAACATGGCAACTTATGGACTTTGGTGGCATCCCGTTGGTTTATATGTTTGTTCATTGACATTCTTCCAGTAGAG ACTGTGCTCCGAATTTGGGACTGTTTGTTTTATGAAGGATCAAAAATAATATTTCGTGTGGCCTTAACATTAATTAAGCAACATCAAGATTTCATTTTGGAAGCTACAAATTTTCCTGAAATCTGTGAAAAATTTAAACAGATTACTACAGGACCATTTGTAACCGAGTGTCACGTATTTATGCAG AAAATATTTACGGAACCTGGAAGTCTGCGAATGGCTACAATAAACAAACTACGAGATACGTGTAGAGCAAATTTGACTGCTTCAGTATAA